The stretch of DNA ATAATGGGTATGTTACCATATGAGgaatgctaattgtgggattagTAGTTGGTGTAAGTGAGTGAtgttgattactacttgaggtatggtatgagagtgaaaGTAAGcgacattgttgggaagtcttatcACTTGTTTTAGTAACTGGAATTGGTAATGGCATGGTTGACACCAAATGTTAAGTTAAAGAACGTAGTTTCAATttatggaagttgtttgtggatgtttgaggatttggagtggtgagatcacacttatagtggagtaccctgtttcaggaaacagattaggatgaggtaacatgagtgttttgaggaaatatTTGGGAGTGTTGTGATTATAGGTTTTGTTGTTAAGAAGTTTtcagaaccgtttaggatgatgttgttgtttcaggattgagtacctggcgttttcttgatgtctaatctcccttcttctttgaccataagcgttaccgttcatccCTCTCTCCcccgcttcatcttgctcctcccttaagtttgatgctagtggcctataaaaactctacccttgacattcttattgttttgacttcaattcttaccctatgaagttcatcatagcactccttgttggttaagtttgaactctcttaatgtaccttgtttttatgctatctaagttaccttACTTTTGTTCAATTTCTAAACAtctcaagctaccagttttgattcgttgttaaaagttgatgttacttttGAAAAACCTTACCTATCTTAAggatttgaaaataaaaatttgattcagtttcctatttgttctttaaatataGACTTATTTATCATGAATTTAATTGCTCAACCTGATATTTCTTTGAATTTTtaaccaatttctgttaactttgatctatttctgattcctttgtcaaagtttaatactatattttcaagaatttgactcCGTTTCGAGTTTGAAAGTGAAacttttatttccattttggcttttgcaaaggaaagtttgagtgaattgcctttctcttttgattttgacgttgaccggatgttagaactcgttattggagacgtttgataacttgttctacactTGTCGGcgaataatttttgttttaactTTGTCTTTggcttggaaagttagcgttcttgtgtgcacgacaagagcaatttcgttccatgaatgagacttatacttttgaaaactcttcattaatgtttttgaaagtacttTGACTTTgagttatacaaatgatttgtctttcgacttggttctgtcggaaaattttagttgaagcttttgaaagaattttaaattcttacgataagtaaccttttaaatgttttggttatcgATTCCAGTTCCcgttttattttaaataacctttcatttctactttcaagtttcgaggacgaaactttttaaaagatggggtgattgtaacacccgcgaatttcctattttgacatttaaaatttattaaaccgtttaatcactttattatatatttttgaatttaaattactcaatttaattaattttatgtcaaacacgattttttataaacgtattatataaaagctcgtttatataaaaatacgtacgattaaattatatttttgaggcgtaaattatataagaataaatgtatacgtatttttggtcggatagtaataataagGACTGTAATgataataattcccgtctcaaaatccgtctagctatagaccgtcacatttcactttgtacatGCTTTAATGGAAGTGGAAGATGATTGACTTAATAGCATCGTAATTGTTGTTTGCCGCCATGGTAGCACAGTGAGAAATATTTGTATGGCAATTAATGGAAGTGGAAGATGATTATGAGTAGCATATTGtacgtttatatatatatatagtcaggAGTCTGGGCATTGCTAGGGTTTATTATGTATAATATGGATTTTAGTAAGGTATGAATCTATCTACTGGTAAACTATATTCTAGGAAGATAGTTAGGATAGGTAGCATAGTTAACGTAGAACTTGGGAGAAAGTTGTTTTAGTaattaatataatagtaatatatttAGTGGGTATAGTAGGAATGTTTAGTAATTAAGGAATATTATGTTATATAATATATTTAGTGGGTATAGTAGGAAGGTTTAGTAATTAAGGAATATTATGTTATACTATTATAGTATTATTAATGTAATTATGTATAATATGGATTTTAGTAAGGTATGAATCTATCTACTGGTAAACTATATTCTAGGAAGATAGTTAGGATAGGTAGCATAGTTAACGTAGGACTTAGGAGAAAGttttaataattaatataatagtaGTTTTAGTAATTAATATAATAGTAAGGAAATTTTGGAATGGCAGTAACTGTAACCTATAATCTAGGAATTATTATAGTAATATATTGAATGTGGGAATGCTAAGCAAGTAAGTAAGTAGGCGGGAAAGGAAATTGTTAGTGGTTCTTGTTTTATTAGtttatatagatagatataaTGATTGCAGAtattttgttgtggttgtatAAGTTGTATAACCCGTCTCCACTCCCCTGCCTTTACCTCTTTCTTTCGTCTTCGTCCTTTTCTCATTTTCAACAAACAGCGACAACAGCAACAAAACACAGAGAACCAACGCCATTTTCGTCTACCTTCAACCCAAGAtctctcccttatttctcaaccattcctcttaatttttgtaccattcttctccttatttccTTCTTCATCTTTTGAGGTAAGAAAGTATTGTTTTTGtggtgatttcagtttgacccgTCTCATGAAAGTTCTGATTTTTAGCTCTTTTATCTCGTTTTCTTTCCTCTTGTTTAAGAATCTGAAGAACCGGTGAGAAGCTCATACTTTTTAGACGTTTTCTCGGAGTTTTGAAGgagttaaaggtaacggtgataggttactcgacaaaaatgtcgaaattccgtcttatgTGTTATTTTCATGcccttgtttgataaagtttgattCTTTATGATTTTTTCATGTATGCGGTTGATTTTGGAGTGTTTGTGGTCAGTTTACATGGTTGTTGGGTGTTTTCCTATGGCTTAGTTTTCAGTTATACAACCGGTTAAGAACTTCGAGCGTGGTGTTACTTGTCTCCTCTTCATGTAATTGCGTGTTTTCTTGCTGGAATTTCTGGGTTGTCCATGGCAGAAATTTGGCGATGTTCAATTCATTTTTTTTAAGCCTGCTCACTCCCGTTTTAACTTGCCTTCATTGTACGTCTCGAGTTTGTTCTAAAATAGGCTGCTGGAACTCGGCTATGTGCTGTACATTTGATGTTTTGCTGCTGTTTTGGGGAGGGACAAATCAGTCACTCGAAATGGTTTTTGTGCACATTTTATTCATGTTAGGATCGTCACATGTACACTTGATTTCCCCGCTTTAATCTCGTCTTCTCGTCTTAAAACGGAGTTGAAatgagagctttaaaatacgGCTTTAAATTGTTCCATGCTAGTTTCGAACTCTATTTTGAGACGAATTAAACGGTCTCTCGGGTCTGTTTTTCTTACTTCATTCCCATGCTAAAGTCGCCCATGTATACTTATTGTTTCTCCATCTTGAAAACTCGATTTTGGTATGATTGGTGCCCTGTTTTGGATGCCGAGTCTGGCACGGCATGCTCCCTGTTTTGGGACTGTTTGTGCGGGTGAAAGATGGTGTGAAGGATGTGTTTTGGGCCGCGGATGTGGACTGACCATGGGTGGCAGTGGCCACGACATGGCTGTGAGTTGAATGGCCTCTTCCATGGCTTGGTTTTGTCGAGTCGTAGTCGGGCAAGTTCGTTCCATATCCCGTAGTCCCACAGTCCCCCTTTATTATGTTTTATACTTAGACAATCCTTTATGAATCATTCTTTGTGGGCTTGAATTATTGTATCATTTGGGTTTCATTTCTTGCAACCTTTGGACTCGGCTTTTAATTCTTGTTGGACTCACTTACATGCGTCATTGGACTCTTTTGGTTGGTGGGTTTGGGCTCACCACCATTAAATTGGTGGGCTTACCACAATTTAAAGGTTGGGCCCATCTTGCCTCTTGTATTGAAATTTTGTGTGCCTTCCGTGAATTTTCACATGACGTAAATTACTCATTAccgctcattatattttatttaaccggcatgttaaattataaaatggaacattcattaatataatacaagtatgagatatttattataagtacttgtaagagtcacattcttgataatgccttgtattgttctgcTGTGAGAGTCtgggtcctatcggatactaggggtgagctataagccctctagttgcgatatgatcgtcgggattgatgttcccatccgtactcatggtgagatgcaagccatgagtatgaatgtgacattaaagatcccgtgtcatatgatgtttgcatgatcattcttactcttattgtgactcaagtgtgacgttttacattgtgtgacgacttgactttcctttttacccctttcggacctttggttacgagtgtgtgccatgtttccggattgggttatctttcctctttcggacctttggttacgagtgtgtgccatgtttccggattgggttatctttcctctttcggacctttggttacgagtgtgtgccatgtttccggattaggatatccttccgcctttcttcggacctttggttacgagtgtgtgccatgtttccgattagaggttactcgacctttggttacgagtgtgtgccatgtttcgagtcttggatacgattggtatatcgtatgtcgaatcgggtgacgtccatcccgagagtctggatccaggtttagactaggaccgtattatgatcgtcgtcctaccaggaggttggagtctaggatgtagtcttgtgtgtggtatctcggacatgctttaaaggtagcctctgagtcggatactccgtctacactttgtgtcggtcttacacttgttgagtcgtgtcaatatgagttggttgactttATTGTTCTATGTCGTTGATTGCATACTTATTCTGATGTATCATGCCTATTCTATCAAGAAAGTACCATGTCTATCTCATCATGATTttcattatatctccttgttCTCTATTTGTTCATACATGTTGCATGAATCTCCTTGTTCTTTACTGTTCATATACGATGCATGAtttatatgtttaattaagtggttgtttacttgcatttcgacatattgtggccgggagaaccttgagttactccccactgactgtggcgttcatgtttacatgaatgacaggttgtgaagatgcttacgtggggaagacgtgtgggctagcgagaactaaacccttggaccttagtttgctagtttagaaacaccttatttgtttattcgtgggatatcttttccccgctttctagacttgggttgtaataacctaaatctGTCTATCGTAGTActtgtttcatttcgtttttggcacccgcgttttaatctttaactagtaatctaaaagtttttaaaatttcacaaatttccgctttaatttattagttatgtttccgcgttatcgcggggtgtcacacttAGGGCTAGCTAGTGTTGTATATAAGCTCATGTAATTGTACGTAAATATTCATTTCAATAACATAATAATTCTTCACATCTTATAAGTTGTCATCAAGAGAAGTAGCAAATAAATTTGcaatgtatgtatgtatgtaatTGTAGTCCGTGAGGTTGTGATGAAATCATTGATTCGCTCTACTGCAATTGCAAAGCATGCATGTAGACATGTAGTCATGTAAATTAAAGTTGTAGGCATGTTTGCTTTTGTCAAGGCTTCAAATATCACAATATAAGATGAAATGACATCATTACTTGGCTTATGCAACTTGTTCTTAAGTATATTCGTCGCAAACTTACGACGGATGAAGTACTACTTATGTGTGGgtaaataagacaaaagcagaGTACCTAGGCAGTAATaatctgttttgtcttatttatTCACATGAGTAATACTTGATCCGTCGCAAGTTTGTCAGGAAAAACTTGCTGGTTATTCTTATCCCTTTTTGTTCATTTTCTAGCATCTTATCATCATGAATGTTGAAAGGTAAAGTAACCATGGGTGCACCGTGCATGTAGTGTACAATTACTATTCATTCTCTCCATTTATTTCTTGACTTCTTGAAAAGTATGTATGTCCGTTTCTTATCAATGACTCCAATTTTATTATACTCCGtagaatgattttttttttttttaggtaaaaaaactagattgatcctttagggtaggaccaacatatctcatcctttcgaatgatagaggtaagttgaagccaccggctttcaaaccacctcgagaGGTTTGGACATGagtgtccaatagaagccataaagtcggcaactttgttagcttcacgaaagcaatgtttaattattacTTCATCAAAAAACTGAAGATTTAATTTTACATCCTttataatactagaaatttcccaaggaatttgccaagtactacGTAATGAGttgataacacataaattatgATTTTATATTGTTATGAAAAATCAAAGCTTACATAAAAGACTAAAATTTGCTACACCATTAAATTTTCACTAATCTATCATTAATTATCCTATTCTCTCTAAACCATCCTATTTtcttcttaataattactcctttAACATTACTACAATTCCCATAGCACATTAATTAGTTTTAATGTAGCTTTTTTCCATAAACTTTATTTAAAGCACATTAATTAATTTCaatgtagttttttttttccattaaCTTTATTGTGTGTGTTTAAAGTTTGATTcatctttacttttttttttccttctgaaGTAATCTTTACTTTATTTTAGCAGCGTGGTATAGGTTAAAGACCACTAATAATTTTTTTATCACAAATTGTTGTGTAGGACCATTTTATACATAAGACCAACTCAATAACAAAAACCCCATGTAAATTAGTGAATATAATTGtacaaaaatattttattttgagaaCCCAGTAATTTATTTTGATAACTTGTACATTTAAATATGTCGGTATTCATCATAAGATATCGGATTGTCAAGATAAAGTTCAAATATACATAAAATTACATGTTATTTATGGGCTATTCTCCTTTTGGGTCAGTCTTATGCTATATGACGGTCTTATAGGAGAGTTGCTGATTTTTTATAATATTAAATTGAAGGGTTTATAAATAGGTGTATGTGATAACAAAAACGTATAAGAGTAATAAGGCTTAGTAATTAGCATATTCtatgtttttttttaatatttttctttaaaaaaataGAACCGTATCGGAAATTGATGTATGGGGTTTTAAATTTTACCGATACATATCCGATACGTTTTTAATATAAATCAGGTACGCTTTTTTTATATAAACCGTATAGTTTACACTGAAATTCATATAAGATATACGTAAAATTCGTATAATTGAAATCGTATATCATATCGTATAAGTATAGTAAAACCGTATTGTAAATTATTACTCTCTCTTAACTTATATAGGCGATATCATAAATTTAGACCGATAAAAAAATTGTTGTGTACGGTATAATTTTGCTACACCAAAAAATTGTTTTGTGTATTGTAAATTGTTTTGTGTAGTGTATAAAAATTGTTTTGCTTATGTATGTAAAACATTCTTATACGACAATTTGTTAAGTAATTAAGTAATTGAATCCCCACCTCATCAATGTACATACAAATATGATGTGCTTCTATTTAATATGTCCTTTAGTACAAGTCCAACTTcagtattattattactatatgtGCATTGCATTAATACACCTCAATTTGCAGGTATGATTGATTAACTATTTCtgacaaaataaattaaattctacaaaaaattcaaataataTTTACatttcacaaaatgagtcacataaACTCACCCGGGATACGATaaataagacaacaacaaaatGCATTGCAAGACTAAAATATATGTCTCCATTTTAATATTAAAACGGATACAAATAAGATTAGCGGAATAAATTTTAAATGCTTGAATAGTTGATATAATAAATTTTTGAATGAATAATTGAAGTTGAACTATTGGAAAGTAAAATTGTAATCAAAATAGATGGGCTCATTGAGACTTGGGTCTTTTGGTTTTGAGTTTGGTTCGAGAGTTAAGTTCGACTTAAATAAGGTTTGGACCACCTCAAATACTACCTCCACTTCACACAACCCCCTCAAATTTCGGACCACAATTAGAAAAAATTCGCTCCATGACCTGACCAAACCGTTGGACCGGCATATGTCATTATCATTATATGCCCACTTTTTTCAATTCCAATCTATTGAACCGGATTAAAATATTTTAAGAAAAAAGAATCAAAGTACAATAATTCCGGTCCAAACCGAGAGAGTGAAAAAACCAATCCCGGACCGAATTTCACAGACCTCTACACACCACACGTCTAGACAAGTCTATAAAAGTAAAATCGTCAATCCATACTCAAACACAGAGAACAAGAAACGGAACTGGAccaacgcgcaccaagttcaccACCGCCGAAACACCTTTTTTGCCGTCGTCACAACTACACTTTTACAGGtaattctctctttattttcatcaatcatcatcTTCTACGCACAAATGCACAATCAAAGAAGAAAGGTGAAGCAACACCATGGAAGCTAAGTGCAAAATGATACGGAGTAACTCACAACACGACTCCCGTCAAGCTCGACAAAATGCAGCTACACCCACCTCCAACAATCTTTAACAATccctaaaaaataaaataaagagaaatgaaatttaaatcagaataaaaagaacaaaattcgGAAATATGTCTACGTGGAAATTAAAGAATACGGAACAAGTATTTCAAATAAAAATTTGACGATGATATACTTACGATTCACTTGATGTTTTGAATTGCCTCTAAATTTATCGAATATGAATAAATGGGATATGCGAGATCTTGTTCCAATCAGAGCCATCATCTTTGACACAACTTTCAGCTAGGATTGGACACCCCCAAATACGCAGTTCCCTTAATCGGGTCATCTGTAAGAAAACCTCCTTTGATGGTATCTCTTTCAATTTCTTGCATCCTCTCAAGCATAATTCCTCAAGAGATGAAAGACGACCCACCCATTCTGGAAGTTCTTCCAAGTCATCAAAGTTCCATATGTCCAAAGATTTAATCTGAGTGAGAAGTTGAAGCTGTTCAGGTAGAGACTTGATATTTGGGCTTCCTTCCAAATGTAATTCACGGAGAGATTGATTTTGTTGAATGGGAGTCACATCAGAGAAGTATAATTCTTGTTCCTCTTCGTCACTGAACCCGCCGATTCTTAAAAATGTTAGGTTAGGAAGATGTTCAACCGCCTTCAACATGGAAATCATCAACTCTATGGAATTTCCAGGTTTAAATAGCCGTTTTAGACCCTTCAACTTGCTGAAATCTGGCGTTGGGCCCTTTATAGATGGACAGTCCTCTATTCCGAGCGTCGCCAAAGACACGCATTTTTCCAAGCTGGTAGGGATATTACTTAGTGCTTCACATCTACGAATGGAGAGCTCGCTTAGGGAAGTGAGTCCGTTGAAAAGATCATTTGGAAGAGAAGTAAGAGCATGACAATCAGCCACTTTTACCGTCTTGAGAGATGCAACGAACTGCAGCTCACTAGGTAAAGACACAAGCTTCTCACATTCATCTATCTCGAGTGTCTCAAGCTTCAAGTTCACTTTAGGTGATAACATAGACGAGGGCCTGTGCTTCGTAATGTCCAATGATTTGATGCCAACTTTATGAAGTTCTAGTGTTTTAAGGGATTGGAAATAATCCAAGGCGGGAATTGTTTCTAGCTCAGGACAATATATAAGTCTAATAACATCAAGAAAAGGAAATACAATTGTCTCTTCTCCTGTGGAGGGCAAGACCCATGTCTTAAGTGAATCGAATTCGGATATCTCAAGCTCTGTCAGAGATGGAAATGACACACGATGAACCTTGTTATTGCTCTCGTTCAGAGGAACACCATAGAAATCGCTACCTATGCTTTCCACTTTGAGTCCACTTAAATACAGATATTTCAGACAAGGTAGATGTCCTAGTGTAGGGAGCCTCTCGCATCTAATGCAATTCAGTAGCTTCAGGGATGTAAGATTTTTAAGCGGCGACGGGGAACCACCCTCGGACACAACCGCCATCCTCATCAACCAGGAAGGAAACATCAGACCAAAGAAGTTTCGTAATTCCAGAGATGTTATGTTTGGGTGAGGTTGAAGGCCATCCAGAACATCTGCATCCAGAACATCTTCATCATAGCTTCCACCACTAATTCCAACTCTGTAATTCCAATCTAGGGTTATATTTGAAACCTTAGCTTTTCCAGCAAGGTCAGCTTTCCTTGCATTCTCCTTTGTTTTCACATGTTCTAGACCAGAGATATGGATCTCGCCCATAAGCTTATGCAGACCCCCGAGTTCGTCAATAGACCATCCATCTTCATCATCACCCAAAGCAAGATGAGGTAAGGTGTGGAGGTTAGTTAACTCTCGTAATCCTCTACATGCGACCATAAGAGTAGTTGTTGGGACGTGAATTAAGTTAGTCAACCTATACAATATTGGTGGGAGGAGCAACATATCAGAACAGTCAAGTAGTCGGAGTGTTTGTAGAAGGTAAAGTTTCCCGATTGAATCTGGCAATGTTTCGATTGGATTATTTGACAGACTGAGGAATCTGAGATGTATAAGCAAACCAATAGAAGAAGGCAGCTCTTTTATGTCACAATCATCGACTGATAGAGTACGCAAGTACTTTGCATGGGTCAACACATTGTGTGGCAGTCCATTAGAAATAGTTCTCAGCTTCCTTAGTGTCTTTGTTATAGGAATGTTGGATAGAGCTTCAACATCTTTCTTATCAATAACTAAATGGCGACAACTGTCAATTTTCTGACGATCTTCTGGTTTCCATAACAACAAGTCTTTCCCACAAACATCCACCGCAAGATCGTAAACTAAATCGTGCATCTTATATCCTGGTGCTCCCTCCTTTACTTCATCTAGCAATGAATAATTCAGCAAAACCTTTAGATACTTCTCGCCAATTTCCTCCATTGTCAAGTTTTTTATTTCAGATCCATGAAGGAAACCCTGAGCCAACCAGATACACACCAACACATCCTTTTTCATCACGCAACCTCTAGGACAGAAAGCAGCACAGTAAGTGAAACATTGCTTTAGAGAGGGATAAGGCAAATGGTCGAAGGTCAACCTTAGTGATGGGAGGATCTGGTTTTCATCATTTTGTGGCAAAGCCCATATCTCACTTTTTTCTATTAATTCCCATTCACTTGGAAGCTGCATCGATTGAAGTATACCTCCGATTGCTTTTATGGCTAAAGGGACACCTTTACACTTCTCAACAATCTTTTTCCCAATTTcctctaaaattgaaaattttggagAAGTCCCACCTACCGACACTCTCTGCTTCAAAAGAGCCCAACCTTCCACTTCTGATAGTTCTCTCAACAAGTGTGTGTATACAGCTCGAGATCTCGTTGTGACTTCTATGAGACGAGTGGTGATTAAAATCAGACATCCTGGAAGTCCCCCGATCCTCTGCAATGCATTTTTCAAGGAACTCCACAACTCTTGATCTTTGCACCATACATCATCAAGGACAAGCAAATACTTTTTATTCTTCAATTTTTCTTGAAGTTTGTTTATGATTGCATCTATGTTGGACAAGTCTCCTTTCTTTGATGTAACATATTCAAGCATCTCATTCAGGATTCTCGGGATGTTGAAATTATCGGACACACTTATCCAAAGCTTTTTCTCAAAATGAGCATCAATATCCCTACTGTCATATATGCATCTTGCAAAGGTTGTCTTGCCAAGACCTATTACCGCGTATAGGATCAAACCAAATAGTTAGTCAAACAAAGTACCAAAATAAATACTACGAGTAACTCTAAAAAATTATCTTTATCTTTTCATTATATTGATACATATTTGTATTTTGATACGTTTTGTCGATTACACTCGGATATATACCAACTCCCCAAAATTAACTCTCAATACGTATTAAATTAGAATTTGTGATTTTTTCATTATATGGAGACATATTTGTACTTTGATATGTTTTGTCGATTACAGAGTGATATATACCAACTCTCAAACAAGTACTACAGATGTGATCATGTGATGTTGATTACACACTGAGATAAACAATGGTGTCAATTTGTGTGTGTTTGGAAACAAGCACAATACCTTAAGGTACCGTACCTTGATGTCGTAATTACCCTTCTACACTTTCTGATCCACCCTAAATTGTAAGGGTGCCATGGTTGTAGATGCGTAATCTAATAAATACCGCTAAATTACATTATTCTcaaacttaaacacggaaatcttcaATGATACTTATGTATCGTGAAAAAGCCAAATACAAAACATCAATTGTCACTTTTTCCTCGTCGCATGTACGAGAGTCTTATAATAGAATTTAATAGCTctattaacatactcataaatCACACTTTGTAACTCCCTATGTGGATATATTACTAGCAAGAGAAAAGGCATGTGTAGTGATACGCACATCATACATTACACAAAAAGACGACATATTCTCTAGGTTCTAATTTGCCATCATTATGAGACTTGAGATTCGGGGCATAGACATATTCCGGGA from Silene latifolia isolate original U9 population chromosome 10, ASM4854445v1, whole genome shotgun sequence encodes:
- the LOC141604828 gene encoding putative disease resistance protein RGA3 isoform X2 codes for the protein MGQLLMDRTIEEMKLMWGLKDELEKLKTKFWNLQLFLKDIGSAKHADKRGQVNDWVLKVKDAAYVADDIMDDYDYEIIRREREKKKEFVKKFRAFFSRNNNPIVFRIRMSHRVRDALAMFDELDKNAKNMGLKQLQITGTSTNNDEGSDRLSQARQHAAANPNEFVGREDEMEKLIEIMCSPSNEEAHISTVAILGLGGLGKTTFARCIYDSRDIDAHFEKKLWISVSDNFNIPRILNEMLEYVTSKKGDLSNIDAIINKLQEKLKNKKYLLVLDDVWCKDQELWSSLKNALQRIGGLPGCLILITTRLIEVTTRSRAVYTHLLRELSEVEGWALLKQRVSVGGTSPKFSILEEIGKKIVEKCKGVPLAIKAIGGILQSMQLPSEWELIEKSEIWALPQNDENQILPSLRLTFDHLPYPSLKQCFTYCAAFCPRGCVMKKDVLVCIWLAQGFLHGSEIKNLTMEEIGEKYLKVLLNYSLLDEVKEGAPGYKMHDLVYDLAVDVCGKDLLLWKPEDRQKIDSCRHLVIDKKDVEALSNIPITKTLRKLRTISNGLPHNVLTHAKYLRTLSVDDCDIKELPSSIGLLIHLRFLSLSNNPIETLPDSIGKLYLLQTLRLLDCSDMLLLPPILYRLTNLIHVPTTTLMVACRGLRELTNLHTLPHLALGDDEDGWSIDELGGLHKLMGEIHISGLEHVKTKENARKADLAGKAKVSNITLDWNYRVGISGGSYDEDVLDADVLDGLQPHPNITSLELRNFFGLMFPSWLMRMAVVSEGGSPSPLKNLTSLKLLNCIRCERLPTLGHLPCLKYLYLSGLKVESIGSDFYGVPLNESNNKVHRVSFPSLTELEISEFDSLKTWVLPSTGEETIVFPFLDVIRLIYCPELETIPALDYFQSLKTLELHKVGIKSLDITKHRPSSMLSPKVNLKLETLEIDECEKLVSLPSELQFVASLKTVKVADCHALTSLPNDLFNGLTSLSELSIRRCEALSNIPTSLEKCVSLATLGIEDCPSIKGPTPDFSKLKGLKRLFKPGNSIELMISMLKAVEHLPNLTFLRIGGFSDEEEQELYFSDVTPIQQNQSLRELHLEGSPNIKSLPEQLQLLTQIKSLDIWNFDDLEELPEWVGRLSSLEELCLRGCKKLKEIPSKEVFLQMTRLRELRIWGCPILAESCVKDDGSDWNKISHIPFIHIR
- the LOC141604828 gene encoding putative disease resistance protein RGA3 isoform X1 → MAEAAAISVATDAAKAMGQLLMDRTIEEMKLMWGLKDELEKLKTKFWNLQLFLKDIGSAKHADKRGQVNDWVLKVKDAAYVADDIMDDYDYEIIRREREKKKEFVKKFRAFFSRNNNPIVFRIRMSHRVRDALAMFDELDKNAKNMGLKQLQITGTSTNNDEGSDRLSQARQHAAANPNEFVGREDEMEKLIEIMCSPSNEEAHISTVAILGLGGLGKTTFARCIYDSRDIDAHFEKKLWISVSDNFNIPRILNEMLEYVTSKKGDLSNIDAIINKLQEKLKNKKYLLVLDDVWCKDQELWSSLKNALQRIGGLPGCLILITTRLIEVTTRSRAVYTHLLRELSEVEGWALLKQRVSVGGTSPKFSILEEIGKKIVEKCKGVPLAIKAIGGILQSMQLPSEWELIEKSEIWALPQNDENQILPSLRLTFDHLPYPSLKQCFTYCAAFCPRGCVMKKDVLVCIWLAQGFLHGSEIKNLTMEEIGEKYLKVLLNYSLLDEVKEGAPGYKMHDLVYDLAVDVCGKDLLLWKPEDRQKIDSCRHLVIDKKDVEALSNIPITKTLRKLRTISNGLPHNVLTHAKYLRTLSVDDCDIKELPSSIGLLIHLRFLSLSNNPIETLPDSIGKLYLLQTLRLLDCSDMLLLPPILYRLTNLIHVPTTTLMVACRGLRELTNLHTLPHLALGDDEDGWSIDELGGLHKLMGEIHISGLEHVKTKENARKADLAGKAKVSNITLDWNYRVGISGGSYDEDVLDADVLDGLQPHPNITSLELRNFFGLMFPSWLMRMAVVSEGGSPSPLKNLTSLKLLNCIRCERLPTLGHLPCLKYLYLSGLKVESIGSDFYGVPLNESNNKVHRVSFPSLTELEISEFDSLKTWVLPSTGEETIVFPFLDVIRLIYCPELETIPALDYFQSLKTLELHKVGIKSLDITKHRPSSMLSPKVNLKLETLEIDECEKLVSLPSELQFVASLKTVKVADCHALTSLPNDLFNGLTSLSELSIRRCEALSNIPTSLEKCVSLATLGIEDCPSIKGPTPDFSKLKGLKRLFKPGNSIELMISMLKAVEHLPNLTFLRIGGFSDEEEQELYFSDVTPIQQNQSLRELHLEGSPNIKSLPEQLQLLTQIKSLDIWNFDDLEELPEWVGRLSSLEELCLRGCKKLKEIPSKEVFLQMTRLRELRIWGCPILAESCVKDDGSDWNKISHIPFIHIR